Proteins from a genomic interval of Methanofollis formosanus:
- a CDS encoding NAD(P)/FAD-dependent oxidoreductase, with protein sequence MKSEYDVLVIGGGPGGAVAAWTAARKGLSACLIEKRPAIGAPVRCAEGIGKKLLTDFLEPDPRWISADIKRARIVAPDGTQIQLKEDLAGAEVGYVLDRKFFDRELVWKASEAGADVFVKTRAVEPIIEDGILKGAVVESCGRRQEVRAQVTIAADGVESKFARWCGIETAVPVQELMSCVQYLVTDIDIDPASNDFYLGNEVAPQGYLWVFAKGERSANVGIGIPASKNMPGNRAKDYLDRFMAEHFPDGKIIECIFGGDPVCRPIDCTVSDGLMIIGDAARVVDPITGGGIGNAMITGRLAAEVAAKAIAAGDTSKAALMPYDVEWRASKMGQNLERNYKVKEFFIKLSDEKMNDLADSIANIDFAEFSVKALVLELIKRNPKMLFELRELKDALKH encoded by the coding sequence ATGAAGTCTGAGTACGACGTCCTCGTCATCGGGGGCGGACCGGGCGGCGCCGTCGCAGCGTGGACCGCCGCCAGGAAGGGGCTCTCGGCCTGTCTCATCGAGAAGAGACCGGCGATCGGTGCCCCGGTCAGGTGTGCTGAGGGGATCGGGAAGAAACTCCTCACCGATTTCCTCGAGCCCGACCCGCGCTGGATCTCCGCGGACATCAAACGCGCCCGGATCGTCGCTCCCGACGGAACCCAGATCCAGCTCAAGGAGGACCTGGCCGGGGCGGAGGTCGGTTACGTCCTCGACCGGAAGTTCTTCGACCGCGAACTGGTCTGGAAGGCTTCTGAAGCCGGTGCCGATGTCTTTGTCAAGACACGGGCCGTCGAACCGATCATCGAGGACGGCATCCTGAAGGGAGCGGTCGTCGAGTCCTGCGGCAGGCGCCAGGAGGTCAGGGCGCAGGTCACCATCGCCGCCGACGGTGTGGAGTCGAAGTTCGCCCGCTGGTGCGGGATCGAGACGGCCGTCCCGGTACAGGAACTGATGAGCTGCGTCCAGTATCTCGTCACCGACATCGACATCGACCCGGCCTCCAACGACTTCTACCTCGGCAACGAGGTCGCCCCGCAGGGGTATCTCTGGGTCTTTGCAAAGGGGGAGCGGAGCGCCAATGTCGGGATCGGGATCCCGGCCTCGAAGAATATGCCTGGCAACCGTGCCAAGGACTATCTCGACCGCTTTATGGCCGAACACTTCCCTGACGGCAAGATCATCGAGTGCATCTTCGGCGGCGACCCGGTCTGCCGGCCCATCGACTGCACGGTCTCAGACGGACTGATGATCATCGGCGACGCCGCACGGGTCGTCGACCCGATCACCGGCGGCGGGATCGGCAACGCGATGATCACCGGCAGACTTGCGGCAGAGGTGGCGGCGAAGGCGATCGCCGCGGGCGACACCTCGAAAGCAGCGCTGATGCCGTACGACGTGGAGTGGCGGGCTTCGAAGATGGGTCAGAACCTCGAGCGCAACTACAAGGTCAAGGAGTTCTTTATCAAACTCTCCGACGAGAAGATGAACGACCTCGCCGATTCGATCGCAAACATCGATTTCGCCGAGTTCTCGGTCAAGGCCCTCGTCCTGGAACTGATCAAGAGAAACCCGAAGATGCTCTTTGAGCTGAGAGAACTCAAAGACGCACTCAAACATTAG
- a CDS encoding potassium channel family protein, protein MYIIIVGLGGIGRNLTAISANHGNSVVVIDQDETKCNDILEHYDVLAIAGDSTDSSVLDDAGIERAQSLVATTSDDAVNLMTCWLAKRFKVPNVVSIVNQKEHSALFKEVGVKISENPDELVATRLYYWAENPNMQQLASIPGGTIFEVVAEDDAPIINHEIRELEVKNFVFIAIRRAGGELIIPSGDVKIRPGDVITVFTKKEAEKECIAILNRQLKSPKA, encoded by the coding sequence GTGTACATCATCATCGTTGGTCTCGGCGGGATCGGGAGAAATCTGACGGCGATATCGGCAAATCATGGGAACAGCGTCGTTGTCATCGATCAGGACGAGACGAAGTGCAACGACATCCTGGAGCACTACGACGTGCTTGCAATCGCCGGCGACTCCACCGACAGTTCGGTCCTCGACGATGCCGGGATCGAACGGGCGCAGAGCCTCGTCGCAACGACGAGCGATGATGCCGTGAACCTGATGACCTGCTGGCTGGCAAAACGTTTCAAGGTCCCAAACGTCGTCTCCATCGTGAACCAGAAGGAGCACTCCGCCCTCTTCAAGGAAGTGGGGGTGAAGATCAGCGAGAACCCGGACGAACTCGTGGCGACTCGCCTCTACTACTGGGCCGAGAACCCGAACATGCAGCAACTCGCCTCCATTCCGGGCGGGACGATCTTCGAAGTCGTGGCAGAGGACGATGCGCCGATCATCAACCACGAGATCAGGGAACTTGAGGTGAAGAATTTCGTCTTCATCGCGATCAGGCGGGCGGGCGGCGAACTGATCATCCCGAGCGGGGACGTGAAGATCCGGCCCGGCGACGTCATCACGGTCTTCACCAAGAAAGAAGCCGAAAAAGAGTGCATCGCCATTCTCAACCGGCAGTTGAAGAGCCCGAAGGCCTGA
- the rnhB gene encoding ribonuclease HII, which produces MICGVDEAGKGAVFGPMVVGVVGCEAEEDLPAGVRDSKALTPKRREALYAEITGSFPWRVVEIPAAEIDRLRQEMTMNDLVVRAHAEAVRSLGAGQAFLDACDVDEERYRSKVAALVGDGCEVVARHHGDALFPVVSAASIVAKVTRDRALEDLRVEYGAIGSGYPSDKVTIAYLKDYIAGHGTAPIFARTSWETVARLFDRRRQTSLGDF; this is translated from the coding sequence ATGATCTGTGGCGTCGACGAGGCAGGAAAGGGCGCAGTCTTTGGTCCCATGGTGGTGGGAGTCGTCGGGTGCGAGGCCGAAGAGGACCTCCCCGCTGGGGTGCGGGACTCGAAGGCCCTCACCCCCAAACGGCGGGAGGCGCTCTATGCCGAGATCACGGGGTCGTTCCCCTGGCGTGTGGTCGAGATCCCGGCGGCCGAGATCGATCGCCTCAGGCAGGAGATGACGATGAACGACCTGGTGGTCAGGGCCCATGCCGAGGCGGTCAGAAGCCTGGGGGCCGGACAGGCCTTCCTCGACGCCTGCGATGTCGACGAGGAGCGGTACCGCTCGAAGGTCGCCGCCCTTGTCGGAGACGGCTGCGAGGTTGTCGCCCGTCACCACGGCGACGCCCTCTTCCCGGTGGTGAGCGCCGCAAGCATCGTCGCCAAAGTAACGAGGGACCGGGCACTCGAAGACCTCAGGGTTGAGTATGGTGCGATCGGGAGCGGATACCCCTCGGACAAAGTCACGATCGCCTATCTCAAGGACTATATCGCGGGACACGGCACCGCCCCCATTTTCGCCCGCACGAGCTGGGAGACCGTGGCCCGGCTCTTCGACCGGCGGCGGCAGACGAGTCTCGGCGATTTTTAG
- a CDS encoding DUF2341 domain-containing protein, translating to MGSGVRGVRLVILFFLALALCTVPFGESGCVFVDREKTGPITFEAWCSECRIWTTEDDFEVCVREDVDVNSQPGNVTLVTESIGTPVEPMASVGTGYWSSWSEPGATSYAAGGDAVLPAFDQDVDHRDASPDQFADQDRDPGLNATALNASSVDVERGSLKVPDDLVDENESGNGETSGVVSTSNELQDHESIPVATAGANATAANFTTVDSLSGDGEASPLNCTAGEEEGDNDDPIEVAGENKSTEGFFLSKTPDGVSADDDDPPGGAMAAGGGTWKYCAPITITNPGDVALDDYQVRVEVPYQWGMQHDFRDIRFTDDITGPLLPHWCDGYSLLGSAVFWVRVPSIPADGTTIYLHYRNNAAESASDGEATFLFYDDFEDYIVENFPNGWTKEGNFDVRVVNNGGSKVLRIDDNTGERGYLYRDDQNWSDVAVRERFKFDPSSTFLETIRAGVIARFVDGENYISGPVKKEPPWQNSAWVEGYVGGQHWFDEPLEVPGGATGWHTEELGLFGQRADLYIDDTLLKSVHLPADTPSSGKTGFFVQKWSGYRDEHIVRRYSPVYEGGHYLSPGTITSDVLDTTANDSKWDSLAWTASIPAETNISFEVRASNANFSYNNATLAWTPVGNISPVSTNLPSRRYLQWRANLSTDDTTVTPVLQEVRVWYTPGGY from the coding sequence TTGGGATCCGGTGTGCGGGGCGTCAGGCTGGTTATACTTTTTTTCCTCGCCCTTGCACTCTGCACTGTCCCCTTCGGGGAGAGTGGGTGCGTCTTTGTTGACCGTGAGAAGACCGGGCCGATCACCTTCGAGGCGTGGTGCTCGGAGTGTCGGATCTGGACGACAGAGGATGACTTTGAGGTTTGTGTGCGTGAAGATGTCGATGTGAACTCGCAGCCCGGGAATGTGACCCTGGTCACGGAGAGTATCGGCACACCGGTCGAACCCATGGCCTCGGTGGGGACCGGTTATTGGAGTTCCTGGTCGGAACCCGGGGCGACGTCGTACGCGGCGGGAGGCGATGCCGTCCTGCCCGCTTTTGATCAGGATGTGGATCATCGTGATGCATCCCCAGACCAGTTCGCCGATCAGGATCGTGATCCGGGTTTGAACGCGACCGCCCTGAACGCCTCGTCGGTGGATGTAGAGAGAGGGAGTTTGAAAGTACCGGATGATCTGGTCGATGAAAATGAGAGTGGAAACGGTGAAACCTCTGGAGTTGTTTCCACTTCCAATGAACTTCAGGACCATGAATCCATTCCGGTCGCGACGGCCGGCGCGAATGCAACGGCCGCGAACTTCACCACCGTGGACTCTCTGTCGGGGGACGGTGAGGCATCACCTCTCAACTGCACTGCAGGGGAGGAAGAAGGGGACAACGACGATCCCATCGAGGTTGCGGGAGAGAACAAGAGCACAGAGGGATTTTTCCTTTCTAAAACACCGGACGGAGTCTCCGCCGATGACGACGACCCCCCCGGCGGTGCAATGGCTGCAGGAGGTGGGACCTGGAAATATTGTGCGCCGATCACCATCACCAACCCCGGCGACGTCGCACTTGATGACTATCAGGTGAGGGTCGAGGTGCCGTATCAATGGGGTATGCAGCATGATTTTAGGGACATCAGATTTACGGATGATATCACGGGCCCTCTCCTCCCACACTGGTGTGATGGTTATTCCTTGTTGGGTTCTGCAGTCTTCTGGGTGCGGGTGCCGTCCATCCCTGCGGACGGGACGACCATCTATCTCCACTATAGGAATAATGCTGCAGAGAGTGCGAGCGATGGAGAAGCTACCTTCCTCTTCTATGATGACTTTGAGGATTACATTGTTGAAAATTTCCCGAATGGATGGACAAAGGAGGGAAATTTTGATGTTAGGGTAGTAAATAACGGAGGGAGCAAAGTACTGAGAATAGACGATAATACAGGCGAACGGGGTTATCTTTATCGGGACGATCAGAATTGGTCGGATGTTGCTGTCAGGGAACGATTCAAGTTTGATCCTTCTTCTACATTCTTAGAGACAATCCGGGCAGGTGTCATTGCCCGGTTTGTAGATGGTGAAAATTATATTTCTGGACCGGTCAAAAAAGAACCCCCTTGGCAGAATTCAGCCTGGGTCGAGGGTTATGTTGGGGGTCAACACTGGTTTGATGAACCGTTGGAAGTGCCGGGAGGAGCAACTGGTTGGCATACTGAGGAACTCGGCCTCTTCGGGCAGCGGGCTGATCTCTATATCGATGATACACTTTTGAAAAGTGTTCATCTACCTGCTGATACACCTTCTTCTGGTAAGACTGGTTTCTTTGTTCAAAAATGGTCTGGCTACAGAGACGAACACATCGTCCGTCGCTACTCACCGGTGTATGAGGGGGGCCATTATCTCTCGCCCGGCACCATCACCTCAGACGTCTTGGACACCACTGCCAACGACTCAAAGTGGGACTCCCTCGCCTGGACTGCCAGCATCCCCGCAGAAACCAATATCTCGTTCGAGGTGCGGGCCTCCAACGCTAACTTTTCATATAACAACGCGACCCTTGCCTGGACGCCGGTAGGGAACATTTCCCCGGTAAGCACAAATCTCCCCTCTAGGCGCTACCTCCAGTGGCGGGCAAACCTCTCCACAGACGACACCACTGTAACCCCGGTCCTCCAGGAGGTACGCGTCTGGTACACGCCAGGAGGGTACTGA
- a CDS encoding signal peptidase I → MAEIGKAPTGRRGVLLLLLVVAAGAILLAAMGGWRVDTVLSGSMEPAIPVGGVVVTRPAAASEIGAGEIITFREGGHLTTHRVVEVVPGPPRAFVTKGDANEDPDPSTVAAKDVVGVVVLHLPFLGYLSHFIRSPPGFVLLIVVPACLLLLTEAVSLLRQVGKGGE, encoded by the coding sequence ATGGCAGAAATAGGAAAGGCGCCGACCGGGCGGCGGGGGGTGCTCCTCCTGCTCCTGGTCGTGGCAGCGGGTGCCATACTCCTTGCGGCGATGGGGGGGTGGCGGGTGGACACCGTGCTCTCGGGGAGCATGGAGCCCGCGATTCCTGTCGGCGGGGTGGTGGTCACGAGGCCGGCGGCGGCCTCGGAGATCGGCGCGGGCGAGATCATCACCTTCCGTGAGGGCGGCCACCTCACCACCCACCGCGTCGTCGAGGTCGTCCCCGGCCCGCCGCGTGCCTTCGTGACGAAGGGCGACGCCAACGAAGATCCCGACCCCTCGACGGTGGCGGCGAAGGACGTGGTCGGCGTCGTCGTCCTTCATCTCCCCTTCCTCGGGTATCTCAGCCACTTTATCCGAAGCCCTCCGGGATTCGTCCTGTTGATCGTCGTCCCCGCCTGTCTCCTCCTCCTGACCGAGGCTGTGTCGCTCCTGCGACAGGTCGGAAAGGGGGGGGAGTAG
- a CDS encoding TasA family protein — protein sequence MGSMDQTKKIILTALGMALIAFFIGGGTYAYFSDVEMAQNNNFTAGTLNLWVGQYDPCNESVTINPLKPGDSGITANWTLRNTGNIAGIFNVSMGAVTGDEGISTEPEGEMTNGSTVGLEDKLRVALWIDVDNDGVWESGDQYLDSAGNIRNYSAGDPDLPEAAYDALDTFGNRSWDDIKTADADSAFGYFRISYDLPPETGNEVQGDSCLFNITFRLKQPQP from the coding sequence ATGGGATCCATGGATCAAACGAAAAAAATTATTTTGACGGCTCTTGGGATGGCTTTGATCGCCTTCTTCATCGGAGGGGGCACGTACGCGTACTTCAGCGATGTTGAGATGGCTCAGAATAACAACTTCACGGCCGGGACACTGAACCTGTGGGTTGGACAGTATGACCCCTGTAACGAGAGTGTGACTATTAATCCTCTCAAACCCGGGGATAGTGGCATCACTGCCAACTGGACCCTGCGTAACACCGGGAATATTGCAGGCATCTTCAATGTCTCGATGGGTGCGGTGACGGGTGACGAAGGTATTTCGACTGAGCCTGAGGGAGAGATGACGAACGGTTCCACTGTTGGACTTGAAGATAAACTGAGAGTCGCTCTCTGGATTGATGTGGATAATGATGGAGTATGGGAATCTGGAGACCAGTACCTTGACAGTGCAGGTAATATTCGAAATTACTCCGCTGGGGACCCAGACCTCCCAGAGGCTGCCTATGATGCTCTGGATACCTTTGGAAATCGGTCATGGGACGATATCAAAACTGCTGATGCAGACTCTGCCTTTGGCTATTTCAGGATCTCCTACGATCTCCCCCCTGAGACCGGCAACGAGGTCCAGGGCGACAGTTGTTTGTTTAACATCACGTTCAGGCTGAAACAGCCACAGCCGTAA
- a CDS encoding site-2 protease family protein → MDWVLVLTLLLAIYIAVAAYVLKTGRFSEHISFYGPIMMIRTSRVGFFDLFKPISGFLRAYGTFGVVMVVLASIGMALMVVLSFQLTLTNIDQQGGSLAPQAVLLIPGLNPFIPSTVAVWLAFFVTLLVHECGHGVLCRIEDIKVKSAGLLYAVIPIGAFVEPDEEDVEKTTGMPKARMYGAGITNNIVLGAICIVLFVFLMGMVVPTTAPVVYGIYQDGPADRADLPTPAIITEVNGIDVSTPADVAAVLNTTRPGDTLDLVLENDGTERAYSLTLDSWPESITDQTGPRESGYMGIYYYQPEIVTNTAASVLSVPGFFLFISIPLAHLYNPVIGQHLLILTSPSPDIQFFTVPFPFFWEVIHLLFWMAWININVGIFNAIPMLPLDGGYILKEGLDRVLEPRGLKRYSQTIMSAITWTFFALIATTIWIMVFYRP, encoded by the coding sequence ATGGACTGGGTACTGGTACTCACATTGCTCCTCGCGATCTACATCGCCGTCGCCGCATACGTCCTGAAGACCGGACGTTTCAGCGAGCACATATCATTCTACGGCCCGATCATGATGATCAGGACGTCCAGAGTCGGGTTCTTCGACCTCTTCAAACCGATCTCAGGATTCCTCCGCGCCTACGGCACCTTCGGGGTGGTGATGGTCGTGCTGGCATCCATCGGGATGGCGCTCATGGTCGTCCTCTCCTTCCAGTTGACCCTTACCAATATCGACCAGCAGGGCGGTTCCCTCGCACCCCAGGCCGTCCTCCTCATCCCCGGCCTCAACCCCTTCATCCCCTCGACCGTCGCTGTCTGGCTCGCCTTCTTCGTCACCCTCCTCGTGCATGAATGCGGCCACGGCGTCCTCTGCAGGATCGAGGACATCAAGGTGAAGAGCGCCGGCCTCCTCTACGCCGTCATCCCCATCGGCGCCTTCGTCGAACCCGACGAAGAGGACGTCGAGAAGACCACCGGCATGCCGAAGGCCAGGATGTACGGTGCCGGGATCACGAACAACATCGTCCTCGGCGCGATCTGTATCGTCCTCTTCGTATTCCTGATGGGCATGGTCGTGCCGACGACCGCCCCGGTGGTCTACGGCATCTACCAGGACGGCCCGGCCGACCGCGCCGACCTCCCGACGCCCGCCATCATCACCGAAGTGAACGGCATCGACGTCTCGACACCGGCAGACGTCGCCGCCGTCCTCAACACCACCAGACCCGGCGACACCCTGGACCTCGTCCTGGAAAACGACGGAACCGAACGTGCATACTCCCTCACCCTCGACTCCTGGCCGGAGAGCATCACCGACCAGACCGGACCGCGGGAGAGCGGGTACATGGGCATCTACTACTACCAGCCCGAGATCGTCACCAACACCGCCGCAAGCGTCCTTTCAGTGCCCGGGTTCTTCCTCTTCATCTCGATCCCCCTCGCACACCTCTACAACCCCGTCATCGGACAGCACCTCCTGATCCTCACCTCGCCCTCGCCTGACATCCAGTTCTTCACCGTCCCCTTCCCCTTCTTCTGGGAGGTGATCCACCTCCTCTTCTGGATGGCCTGGATCAACATCAACGTCGGGATCTTCAACGCCATCCCGATGCTCCCCCTCGACGGCGGATACATCCTCAAGGAAGGCCTGGACCGCGTCCTCGAACCGCGGGGACTGAAGCGATACTCGCAGACGATCATGTCGGCCATCACCTGGACCTTCTTCGCCCTCATCGCGACGACGATCTGGATCATGGTCTTCTACCGGCCGTGA
- a CDS encoding SPFH domain-containing protein: MVLEEIVSNLITIFLILVVIYIMSKGVVIVQPYEQGLQIRLGKYIGRLNPGFRWVFPVITVVEKLDLRTLVMDVPSQEVITKDNSPTNVDAIVYTRVVDPEKAFFEVSNYGMATVALAQTSLRGIIGDMELDEILYNRELINTKLRDILDRETDQWGVKVERVEIKEVDPVGAVKQAMTEQTAAERERRAAILRAEGDKRSAILRAEGERQSMILQAEGDRQSKVLRAEGERLSKILQAQGEAQGLRILSLGSRPLDKKAITVLSLDALKQMAEGQATKIIFPFEVSSLVKQSAKFLGATEEMPEEEGAEAAQALDESILGGIPSPEEVDILLRQLEEKIEEGESIEELKSGKKELD, encoded by the coding sequence ATGGTACTTGAAGAGATCGTCAGCAATCTCATCACGATCTTTCTGATCCTGGTCGTGATCTATATCATGTCCAAGGGGGTCGTGATTGTCCAGCCTTACGAGCAGGGATTACAGATCCGGCTCGGGAAATATATCGGGCGATTGAATCCCGGTTTCCGGTGGGTTTTCCCGGTCATCACCGTAGTAGAGAAACTCGACCTCAGGACCCTGGTGATGGACGTCCCCTCGCAGGAGGTGATCACCAAGGACAACTCGCCGACCAATGTCGATGCGATCGTGTATACTCGTGTGGTCGACCCTGAGAAGGCGTTCTTCGAGGTCTCGAACTATGGGATGGCGACGGTCGCCCTGGCCCAGACCAGTCTGAGGGGGATCATCGGGGACATGGAACTCGACGAGATCCTGTACAACCGGGAACTGATCAATACCAAACTCCGCGACATTCTGGACCGCGAGACCGATCAGTGGGGGGTGAAGGTCGAGCGGGTGGAGATCAAGGAGGTCGATCCGGTGGGTGCGGTCAAGCAGGCGATGACCGAGCAGACCGCGGCCGAACGTGAGCGGCGTGCGGCAATCCTCCGTGCCGAGGGTGACAAGCGTTCCGCAATTCTCCGTGCCGAGGGCGAGCGGCAGTCCATGATCCTCCAGGCCGAGGGCGACCGGCAGAGCAAGGTGCTCCGTGCTGAGGGCGAGCGGCTCTCGAAGATCCTGCAGGCGCAGGGCGAGGCCCAGGGGCTGCGGATCCTCTCCCTCGGGTCCAGACCGCTGGACAAGAAGGCGATCACGGTTCTCTCGCTCGACGCCCTCAAACAGATGGCCGAAGGGCAGGCGACGAAGATCATCTTCCCGTTCGAGGTTTCGAGCCTGGTGAAACAGAGCGCGAAGTTCCTCGGGGCGACCGAGGAGATGCCCGAAGAGGAGGGAGCGGAGGCGGCTCAGGCCCTTGACGAATCGATCCTCGGCGGGATCCCGAGCCCTGAGGAGGTCGATATCCTCCTTCGTCAGCTCGAGGAGAAGATCGAGGAAGGAGAATCGATCGAGGAGCTGAAGTCAGGAAAGAAAGAGTTAGACTGA
- a CDS encoding NfeD family protein, giving the protein MEVLGISIGWILIVLGALFLLIEATNPGFFIAVPGTVMIILGTLFVLGVDVFGSPIGVIAGVVTALAAAAVTVWFYSRITPDENPPTTLSRDSVIGLEGLVTKEVEPESIRGKVAIEGVEWSARSVDGIIPAGTKVVVVRSEGVHIVVEEMK; this is encoded by the coding sequence ATGGAAGTGCTGGGCATCTCTATCGGATGGATCCTCATCGTCCTTGGCGCCCTCTTTCTCTTGATAGAAGCAACAAATCCGGGCTTTTTCATCGCGGTCCCGGGTACGGTGATGATCATCCTCGGAACCCTCTTTGTACTCGGGGTCGATGTCTTCGGCTCACCGATCGGTGTCATCGCGGGAGTTGTCACGGCTCTTGCTGCTGCAGCGGTAACGGTCTGGTTCTATTCCCGGATCACCCCCGATGAGAATCCCCCCACAACCCTCAGCCGCGATTCGGTCATCGGGCTTGAAGGGCTGGTGACGAAAGAGGTCGAACCCGAGAGCATCCGCGGCAAGGTCGCGATCGAGGGGGTCGAGTGGAGTGCCCGCTCAGTAGACGGTATTATCCCGGCAGGGACGAAGGTGGTTGTCGTGCGTTCCGAGGGGGTGCACATTGTGGTGGAGGAGATGAAATAA
- a CDS encoding tetratricopeptide repeat protein, giving the protein MSKIREIPIQKRYALGWYHEGVTHLSMHEYEEALSYFDRALKAVPDHPDFLIGKGEVLMAFGEYIDAYECFLAAATAEPENLKGCILLGTALLKLRRYEPADEAFLAAITLNRYDGDAWLGHAIACYHRGEEARAKDAFLTSYRFKPDQPELMYYLARTADSDQEAIGYLARGCRLDPKNIDLITEIAARLMNIGRFDDAAIFCRRACELCPEHPNVRAVAGRYREAQKKRRI; this is encoded by the coding sequence GTGAGCAAGATACGTGAGATCCCGATACAGAAACGGTATGCCCTCGGCTGGTACCACGAAGGAGTCACCCACCTCTCGATGCACGAATACGAGGAGGCCCTCTCGTATTTCGACCGCGCCCTCAAGGCCGTACCCGACCACCCGGACTTTCTGATCGGCAAAGGCGAGGTCCTGATGGCCTTCGGAGAATATATTGACGCGTACGAATGTTTCCTTGCAGCCGCAACCGCCGAACCGGAAAACCTCAAGGGGTGCATCCTCCTCGGCACCGCCCTCCTCAAACTCCGGAGATACGAACCTGCCGACGAGGCCTTTCTCGCCGCGATCACCCTCAACCGGTACGACGGCGATGCCTGGCTCGGCCACGCCATCGCCTGTTATCATCGTGGTGAAGAAGCAAGGGCAAAGGATGCGTTTCTCACCTCCTACCGTTTCAAACCCGATCAGCCCGAACTGATGTATTACCTTGCCAGGACCGCCGATTCAGATCAGGAAGCGATCGGCTACCTCGCCAGGGGGTGCCGGCTCGACCCGAAGAACATCGACCTCATCACCGAGATCGCCGCGCGGCTCATGAACATCGGACGGTTCGATGATGCCGCCATCTTCTGCAGGCGCGCCTGCGAACTCTGCCCGGAACATCCCAACGTCAGAGCAGTCGCCGGGAGGTACAGGGAAGCACAGAAAAAACGGAGGATTTAA
- a CDS encoding damage-control phosphatase ARMT1 family protein has product MKFQPRCTDCLLSRVVYEAGLVLDDPARITAVRDAAAEVLASGREAGMAAPVIASAVHRCAYEMIGSDDPYLALKQENNADALAAAAVVGPRLLTFRDYVCAAVLANTFDYGVQSHQVTDDFLAFFDEEFSQGLTIDETDAILSLCDRVVYLTDNCGEVVFDRLLIRYLKDAGAEVTVVVRGAPILNDATVEDARALGLDALADRVLTTTAGERELGVNLDVAPPELLDALDRCTLVIAKGMANYESLTEYDDFPPVAHLMAVKCETIAEMVGVPKGSRVALLRD; this is encoded by the coding sequence ATGAAATTTCAGCCACGGTGTACTGATTGTCTCCTCTCGCGAGTCGTCTATGAGGCGGGCCTGGTGCTCGATGATCCGGCGCGGATCACAGCGGTGCGGGACGCGGCGGCCGAAGTCCTTGCATCCGGCCGGGAGGCCGGGATGGCGGCTCCGGTCATTGCGAGCGCCGTTCACCGTTGCGCCTACGAGATGATCGGTTCGGACGATCCCTATCTCGCGCTCAAACAGGAGAACAATGCCGACGCCCTCGCCGCCGCGGCGGTGGTCGGGCCGCGGCTCTTGACCTTCAGGGACTATGTCTGCGCGGCGGTCCTCGCCAATACCTTCGACTATGGTGTCCAGTCCCATCAGGTGACCGACGACTTTCTTGCGTTCTTTGATGAAGAGTTCTCGCAGGGTCTGACCATCGATGAGACCGATGCGATCCTCTCTCTCTGCGACCGGGTGGTGTATCTGACCGACAACTGCGGCGAAGTGGTCTTTGACCGTCTCCTGATCCGGTATCTCAAGGACGCGGGAGCCGAGGTGACCGTCGTGGTGAGGGGCGCTCCGATCCTCAACGATGCGACGGTCGAGGACGCCCGTGCCCTCGGGTTGGACGCGCTTGCCGACCGGGTGCTGACGACGACGGCCGGCGAGCGCGAGCTCGGGGTGAACCTGGACGTGGCCCCGCCTGAACTGCTCGACGCCCTTGACCGGTGCACGCTGGTCATCGCGAAGGGAATGGCAAACTACGAGTCGCTGACCGAGTACGACGACTTTCCGCCGGTCGCGCATCTGATGGCGGTCAAGTGCGAGACGATCGCGGAGATGGTCGGTGTGCCGAAGGGCTCGCGCGTCGCCCTTCTCAGAGATTAA